CACATTCACATCATCACTGAGATGTACTATGCTAAAAATGGCGActctgtacttttcaacttcaaaggcggcttcggggagtgtccttgctggtttcgtttattatgctgGGTCTAAACCGTGAGAAACGGATTTCGGGGTTTGcgcaaaataatataattttttttattaactctaTAATTCACATCTCTTTACCTCATTTATGAGAAAGATaaatatgttatagtcaaagcccgaatttcaggcactcctaggtttgactaggcaatccttaggtctgactgacggtcttactcaaagctcgaaataaattacagtttcggcctttgactagtcaaacctaggagagactacgttggtcaagcaaaggtcgaaatttaattttacgaaatcggggtttgactagtcaaaccccgatcagctattaaaatgtcgtaatttgttagattaggtttaataaaacgtcatttttcaattttaatgtttattatttttatattgtcgtaattacaataaaaaattgtgtttattctcacatgttaaggcattatggcatttagagttgcacaatacctTAGACCTTTTTAGACCTTAGACCTTAGACCTTAGACCTTAGACCTTAGACCTTAGACCTTAGACCTTAGACCTTAGACCTTAGACCTTAGACCTTAGACCTTAGACCTTAGACCTTAGACCTTAGACCTTAGACCTTAGACTTACACCTTAGACCTTAGACCTTATACCTTAGACCTTagacacttacataattttgaagagcatttcttattgcactagcattttataaagccttatcatccaaatttagaatcttttgtactaatttctcttagagacagcttaacgtctagaacatcttcgaaattaagaaaattctctgtgtattctcttatttgatttcttgaataaagaatgtttattgttccgtatttcgtaccaactcaatataaaccgtcaattattttAGCTTTTATTATaaccaaaatatttcgagcatctcctttggctatatcaaagctggggatagatGTGttacacagacagaaaagattaaaataaatataggaaaggcgattgaaggtttTCATGCCCGGGCTAATGATaagaaacaattaagtgaaaaaatttcctccaatttcgatcggaaaaactgtaacaatacctatccccagctttgatagagccaaaggagatgctcgaaatattttgagtataaaacaattgacggtttatatagagttggttcgaaatacgaaacaataaacaaacttgtttcaagaaatcaaataagtgaatgcaaagagaattttcttaacccgcgagtagtcgcgcagTGAGATAGAATCTGAATTTTTACCTTTTTCGCGATAACATGatgaaaaatttttcaattttgaaaaaatttcgtaagtgcttcgaggaagggtgtagtagtgcgtaggaatttttttttcttcttcttcttctttttgtggaatttatggctttggggagagccaattagctttaacccgcgagtagtcgcgccgttagatagaatctcacatttcatcctttttcgtaatacagtaaaacctgtcagtaacggccactaaaaataaaagaactattggccgatatagaaaggtggccgctattgccagtttttgtagtctacatataattggtttgggaaatttttaaactggccgttaggacaggtggccgatgttggcaggtggccctTAACAAAGGTTTTACtatacagtaaaatttgtcagtaatggccactaaaaatgaaagaactattggccgatatagaaaggtggacggtattgctagtttttgtagtctacatataattggtttgggaaatttttaaactggccgttaggacaggtggccgatgttggcaggtggccgttaacaaaGGTTTTACTATACAGTAAAATTgctagaaatatatattttcaatataaaaagtagataaaaatagtacaaaataaaaatttgttttatattcgtattttgagatagaatctcacacgcgactatcgacgttacagaagtgagcgcgactactcccgggttaatctcgaagatgttccagacgttaagctgtctaagagaaattagtacaaaaaattCTAAATTTTGAGGACAAGGCTTAATAAAATGCTACTGCTATAATAAATGCTCTTCAAAAGTGCAAAAattctaacgtattgtgcaactctaaatgccataatggcTCAACATATgagaataaacaatttttttttattttaattaggataatataaaaatgataaacattaaaattaaaaaattacgttttatacctaatctaacaaattacgacattttaatagctgatcggggtttgactagtcaagcataaaattaaatttcaacttttgcctgaccaacttagtctctcctaggtttgactagtcaaaggccgaaactgtaatttatttcgggctttgactaagatcgtcagtcagacctgaaGATTGcttagtcaaacctaggagtgcctgaaattggggctttgactataacaaaTATAACATATAATATTATGGAATGTGAGGATTCAATTATATCTAGTGGTATCAAGAATCAAGGTGTGATTATAAATAGGAACATTTAGAATAAATTCATACAAATACAATTAAATGCATGTGTTTAGTTTTATGTTCGAAATCACATCTATTATTTATTTTAGGTATGCTTGGAAAAAATTCACCAGTGTCCAATTTGTTATAAAGAAATGACGAGTTTTCTGATGGTTCGACACTTGCATTCCAACCATAAGGATGCAATATTGCGTTGTCCTGGGTTTGTTTTTAACTTGAAGCATTATTTAAAAAGACCTAGTACTTATATATATCAAGatgaagataatttattttttctatataTTAGTTATAGCAAATCAGAAAATACAATAAAACTAGAATTGGTTTATATGGGAAGAGATAAACTAGCTTCAAATATATATCACCAGTTTACCGTAACTGACGAAAACAAAGAATTTAACTTTAAATCAAAACCTTCACGGGCTAATGAGTTTTCCATTGTGGATGCATCAGATACATCAAAGTTAATATATGTTGAATTTAagttaatttatcaaaatttacaatttttcacTATATCGGAAAATCTTCATTCGTCAAGCATTAAGAATTCTTTAGAAACCTCGAACCAAAATCTAGAGGTTCTGCCTATACCTGAAAATGCGAATTCATCCtcgtccagcattaataattctTTAGAAAAACCGAGACCCAATCAAGGAAAAATCCAGTTTATTTATAAAAGCCCATTGGATTATACAACCGAAGTCGTTGAATTTCACTCAGAATATAATCCACAATGTTTTAACTGTCAAGAAAGTTGTATCTTTTCCTTTTTTGACTCATATGAACCAGAATATTATTACAGTCCTACACATAatgattttctttgtttttgttgtttCGAGTGGTTAACccatgaaaataaaattaaagaaaatcgtttatattttaaacaaTCGATTCCGTCAACTCTTCGGACACGTTTTTGCAAATGGAAATGTGGTAAAGATTTCAAGTTTTCAGAAATAGTATCTCATGAAATATACTGCAACAAGAGAATTTACTATTATAAATGTCCTTATCCAAATTGTAGAATCAAAAATAATTCTGCTCTATCACTAAAGAATCATTTAAAAGCCCGCCACGATGACGATGTTGAAGTATCTccttctttttttaaattattgaagCCGCCGTTTTCGTTTTACGTGTTCTTAGAAGATCAGCTTATAGGTTTTGATCTAACAACTTCAGACAAGTACGACATacaatgtaaaataaatatatacaatgatACCATACAATCAAATCGGAAACCACATGCGCTTTTTTTCTATAATAACAAATTTACACCACTAGCAAATCTTCCTCTTTCAACTTCACCCGAAAACTGTGCAGCAAAAATTGTTTTAACGAAAAATGAATAGCAAAATATTCATCGTGTGTGCGTATAtcacattatacagggtgtaacaaaaatgcagatcacaaattaaatcgcatattctaggaccaaaaatagatctattgaacctaatttaccttagtgcaaatgtgcacataagaaggttacagccctttgaagttacaaaatgaaaatcgactttttccatatatcaaaaactcttagaggtattttattgaaaatatacatgtggtattcttatgacagcaagatcttaaaaaaataacagtgaaattggTACAACCCATaataattttatggggttttgttcctttaacccccccccccaccccccaaacttttgtgtatgttccagttaaattattgttctggtaccattagataaacacaatatttttattaaaattttttgcctcttattattttttcgataagtcagattttatcgagatgtggcttcttttttatttttaaatatgtttacatagaaattatataggggttttgttcctttaaacctctcaaaaatgtttgtgtacgttccaattaaactactactgcggcaccattagttaaacacattgtttttaacacttttttgcctcttagtattttttcgataaagcacTTTTTACCGAGATGCGGCCTCTTTTTAAATAcgattcaaaataaacctaaaaatgtaaattataaataaaatttactctatctcatattatgtataagtttttagtttgtgacaactgtcattatagatagcaatgtgcgtgaagggtttaaagtgtgcgtgaagtaacaatgtattttaaatgggatttaaaTTTTCGCGTTGTTTTTTGgtacactttcatataatcaaatatccttaattttACGTTGTcctggtgatgacatgtgagtaataaattacaacaaaagttttttacagttttgttttttgaaaaaagtttaaatttttaaatgtcaaagttctaaaaagtgtagaatagaaatgtattccagtgacgaagagtaacagtttttttatttgtttatcgtagataaaatattgtatgaaactgtgcgttaAGTCCTTTTTGCtcacttacgcgatgtatagcactcgccccgCTCTTGCTctaatagtatgatagaattggttcaaaaaatgacataacccagatatccaaagtgaaagttatcctccaacaccaaattgttctatatggtccatataatgttcagaaaaaagtcacacctttttgagtgtcgggtttggggggagaggggggagaagtcggtaaattcgtagatttttaagtttttcgtcaatatttctaaaactgtgacgtttagcatgaacaactttctatacaaaaatgttctacattaaatttgaaataaaaaaggccctataatcctaatccttctaaaatgaccGGTTCCAAAgctacggaggtagtatattataattggtccaaaaaagggctaacccagacattaaaagtaaaagttttcctccaacaccaaattgttctatatagtccatataatgttcagaaaaaagtcacacctttttgagcgtcgggtttggggcgggggggagaggggggggagagaggggagaaatcggtaaattagtagttttttaagtttttcgtcaatatttctaaaaatatgctttagcgtaaacaacgCTAAAGCTAAAAATGCtttagtataattggtccaaaaaaaggcctaacccagacatccaaagtaaaagttttcctccaacaccaaattgatctatatggtccacatattgttcagtaaaaatttACAACATTTTGAGCGTCCTGTTTGGGGgttgggggagatgggggagaagtcggtaaattagtagttattttatgtttttcgtcaatatttctaaaactatgtttaagcgtaaacaatgttctatacaaaaacattctgcataaaatttaaaacaaaaatggtcctatccataattgttataaaattaacggttgcagaattacggagggtgaaatatgaaagttttcgatactttttatattttttgggcgattgatgatgattttgggtggtgaggttaacgtttcttcaagggcttatcactaacataccatcggccactgaaatagcaaatcctgttaaagaaaatttctttcaatcagtaaaaatattataaattgcccaaaaaatataaaaagtattgccaacctccacttttcaccttccgtaactctggaatcgttgattttataacaattatgtatatgattttttttgttttaaatttgatgtagaacatttttgtatagaatattgtttacgttaaagcatatttttagaaatattgacgaaaaacttaaaaaaactactaatttaccgatttctccccccccccccccccaaacccgacgctcaaaaaggtgtgacttttttctgaacattatatggactatatagaacaatttggtgttggaggaaaacttttacttttaatgtctgggttagcccttttttggaccaattataatattctacctccgtaactttggaatcgttcattttagaagcattatgcatagggccttttttgtttcaattataaTGAAGAACATtgttgtatagaaggttgttcatgctaaaccgcatggttttagaaatattgacaaaaaacttaaaaaactacgaatttaccgatttctcccccctctccccccccccaaacccgacgctcaaaagggtgtgacttttttctgaacattatgtggaccctatagaacaatttggtgttggaggataactttcactttggtgtctgggtttggatctagttataccatactataaacatcgtgtgcgtgcgcaaaaagcatactacACGAGCTGTTTCATAAACAACTacatatttcatattattactattTCTCTATAgggtacttaaccatatacataGAAATATGTggttgatttgaaaaatattcataatatctcgataaaaactggcttttagAAAAAgttctaagaggcaaaaaagttttataatcATTGCGTTTAACAAATGGTGCCACAATATTAATTCAATTAGAATACACACAAAAGTTAGAGGGTTTAAAGGGACAAAACCTCCAtaatatttttatggggtgcactatttcactaaattttttttaagttgttccTGCCATTAGAATGCCACATGtcctgtaacttttttatgtacacatttgtactaaggtaagttaggtacaatcgaactatttttagttccagaatatttgatttaatttatgacctatatttttgttacaccctgtatatagtagCTAATACACCGACGTGGGTGTAGCACTGCCGTTACAGGGTCTCTAGATTCAGGTTTTCGGGGTGGATCAGTCCTCCATTTCTGTCTCTTACTGTTCTTCTGCATTTCTAATTCTCATGTCTTCTAGGTCCCGGTTCACATCTTCCAGCCACTTAGACCACGGTGTTCCTCTTCTACTTCCAGCCGGATTCCACtttgttactatgtttattatcGCTTCTTCCACTGCTCTCTGTTCATGTCCAAGCTATCTCAATCTTTGTCTTTTTATTCTGACTTATATCCAGCTTGCCCCTTTAATTCCTCATTTATTTGGTTATTTCCTCTACTCTTGTATTCACTATGTAGTAAAATGTTTATTCTTCAAGCATTAAGAATCCTTTAGAAAACTCGAACCAAGATCTAGAATCTAGAGGTTCTGACTACACCTGAAATTTTGAATGCATCCTCGTTCAGCATTAGTAATTTTTTAGAAAAACCGAGGCGGGATCAAGGCAAAAGTCAGTTTAATTATAAAAGCCCTTTGGATTATACAACCGAAGTCGTTATATTTCACTCAGTGTATAATCCACAATATTTCAACTGTAAATGGAGTTGTTTCTTTTCATTTTCTGACTCATATGTACCAGAATATTACTACAGTCCTACACATTGTATTTCCCTACACAACGGTTCACCTTCTAGTTTTATGAGTTCGCTGTTTATGTTATCTTTTTCGGGTGATCtcccatttttttattttcaattatttcgATTACTTCTTCGAGTGTTGGCTCATTCGTTCTATTATTTTCCCATTCTTCCTCCATTTCTGTTACCTCTTCTGTTTGATTTTCTGCCAGCAACTCCTTGAAGTGTATCACATTATCACTAAAATTTCTCAAAATAGTCCTGTCACTTTTACTGAAGTATCATTGAATAATTTTGAACCTTACTATTTTATAATTATTGCGAactgttaaataaaattaaactattaaTTATATGCTGGGGTTTGTAACCCGCACAAATTTTAAAGTGATACGAGGACCCTAATGGTCCATTAGGGGACTCACTGCAGTTTTTGCTTAAGGCAAAAATCACGACGGAGCGCGCGTTTgagttaatttattaaatttttttaactaattgatggaattatgttttataaattggaaatgaaagaagaatattaaagctctcttatagttgtaataaaaaaaagtataagcataagtacggtgtgagcGGAATATGAGACcctcatgaattttgtttaaaaatgatttaa
The window above is part of the Diabrotica virgifera virgifera chromosome 2, PGI_DIABVI_V3a genome. Proteins encoded here:
- the LOC114327293 gene encoding uncharacterized protein LOC114327293, which produces MAFIIPDKILETLICTCCHKYLSVKPITVYPNRDVECGRCAVTNKQKQRVGVESLYGKIIEKCLFKCINRFDGCRELLTYSQVLDHEKVCLEKIHQCPICYKEMTSFLMVRHLHSNHKDAILRCPGFVFNLKHYLKRPSTYIYQDEDNLFFLYISYSKSENTIKLELVYMGRDKLASNIYHQFTVTDENKEFNFKSKPSRANEFSIVDASDTSKLIYVEFKLIYQNLQFFTISENLHSSSIKNSLETSNQNLEVLPIPENANSSSSSINNSLEKPRPNQGKIQFIYKSPLDYTTEVVEFHSEYNPQCFNCQESCIFSFFDSYEPEYYYSPTHNDFLCFCCFEWLTHENKIKENRLYFKQSIPSTLRTRFCKWKCGKDFKFSEIVSHEIYCNKRIYYYKCPYPNCRIKNNSALSLKNHLKARHDDDVEVSPSFFKLLKPPFSFYVFLEDQLIGFDLTTSDKYDIQCKINIYNDTIQSNRKPHALFFYNNKFTPLANLPLSTSPENCAAKIVLTKNE